One Gadus morhua chromosome 1, gadMor3.0, whole genome shotgun sequence DNA segment encodes these proteins:
- the LOC115531221 gene encoding uncharacterized protein LOC115531221 isoform X18 gives MLLHQQIVAQQNTVQKRAVVQPVHQECLGLKVKRSCSPTSDAVCEVLDGFFCSDSNRGGCRAAQRHTVCSPGQYIGQRGTADKDTECLHCTDGTFSNGTSSSCQNYTKCESVGLKLMKPGTDSTDSECGEHGPHAGLVAGIISGVILVMALMALIIAIIHRKNKRVTAVLTCDCVYHFIESTPQSKIETQSKELSQDYRPTETKPLKSTDGPEPTRDQQEHTITIPETIDDHHGDRRLDPAPPSSPTHNGSVSLPVHPPQSGPKDKRGVNN, from the exons ATGCTACTGCATCAGCAAATTGTCGCCCAGCAGAATACAGTACAGAAGAGGGCTGTTGTCCAACCTGTCCACCAG GAAT gtctcgGTCTGAAGGTGAAGAGGTCGTGTTCACCAACATCAGATGCTGTGTGTGAGGTCCTGGATGGATTCTTCTGTAGTGACTCTAACAGAGGTGGATGTAGGGCCGCTCAGAGACACACGGTTTGCAGTCCTGGTCAATACATCGGTCAAAGAG GAACAGCAGATAAAGACACAGAGTGCCTTCACTGTACTGATGGAACATTCTCAAATGGCACATCATCGTCTTGTCAGAACTACACAAA ATGTGAATCTGTGGGACTGAAACTGATGAAACCTGGAACTGATTCAACTGATTCTGAATGTGGAGAACATGGTCCACATGCAGGACTAGTGGCAGGAATAATATCCGGAGTCATACTGGTAATGGCTTTAATGGCTTTAATCATAGCCATTATTCACAGGAAGAATAAAAGAG tgactgctgtcctgacatgtgaCTGTGTTTATCACTTTATAGAATCAACTCCGCAATCAAAG atcGAAACACAGAGCAAGGAGTTGAGCCAAGACTACCGTCCaacag AAACTAAACCCCTAAAGTCCACTGACGGTCCTGAACCAACCAGGGACCAACAAGAACATACCATAACTATCCCTGAAACTATAGATGATCATCATGGTGACCGGAGACTGGATCCAGCCCCACCCTCAAGCCCCACACATAATGGATCTGTCTCACTCCCAGTCCACCCTCCTCAGTCTGGTCCCAAAGACAAGCGAGGGGTTAATAACTAG
- the LOC115531221 gene encoding tumor necrosis factor receptor superfamily member 14 isoform X3, translating to MAMMIWQPKYSKSVKTIDLILQILMAATQLCFPQNNILMVWVNTNSKMVFFNSRFIFKIYLLLFHIYYIDNATASANCRPAEYSTEEGCCPTCPPGMYVSRHCTGFRSTSCASCTEGTFQDGDNGREQCFSCKHCDAGLGLKVKRSCSPTSDAVCEVLDGFFCSDSNRGGCRAAQRHTVCSPGQYIGQRGTADKDTECLHCTDGTFSNGTSSSCQNYTKCESVGLKLMKPGTDSTDSECGEHGPHAGLVAGIISGVILVMALMALIIAIIHRKNKRVTAVLTCDCVYHFIESTPQSKIETQSKELSQDYRPTEQPAAELLHPSAFSPDSEDVMEEDGGVESEGNEGNSKVTSPLMSTDSPA from the exons ATGGCAATGATGATATGGCAGCCAAAATATAGCAAGAGTGTCAAAACAATAGACCTAATTTTACAAATATTAATGGCAGCAACACAACTTTGTTTCCCTCAAAATAACATTTTGATGGTTTGGGTTAATACAAATTCGAAAATGGTATTTTTCAATTCGAGATTTATTTTCAAGatatatttacttttatttcatatttattatattgacAATGCTACTGCATCAGCAAATTGTCGCCCAGCAGAATACAGTACAGAAGAGGGCTGTTGTCCAACCTGTCCACCAG GAATGTATGTTAGTAGACATTGCACAGGATTCAGAAGTACATCATGTGCATCCTGCACAGAAGGTACTTTCCAAGATGGCGACAATGGGCGCGAACAATGCTTTTCATGTAAACATTGTGATGCAG gtctcgGTCTGAAGGTGAAGAGGTCGTGTTCACCAACATCAGATGCTGTGTGTGAGGTCCTGGATGGATTCTTCTGTAGTGACTCTAACAGAGGTGGATGTAGGGCCGCTCAGAGACACACGGTTTGCAGTCCTGGTCAATACATCGGTCAAAGAG GAACAGCAGATAAAGACACAGAGTGCCTTCACTGTACTGATGGAACATTCTCAAATGGCACATCATCGTCTTGTCAGAACTACACAAA ATGTGAATCTGTGGGACTGAAACTGATGAAACCTGGAACTGATTCAACTGATTCTGAATGTGGAGAACATGGTCCACATGCAGGACTAGTGGCAGGAATAATATCCGGAGTCATACTGGTAATGGCTTTAATGGCTTTAATCATAGCCATTATTCACAGGAAGAATAAAAGAG tgactgctgtcctgacatgtgaCTGTGTTTATCACTTTATAGAATCAACTCCGCAATCAAAG atcGAAACACAGAGCAAGGAGTTGAGCCAAGACTACCGTCCaacag AACAACCAGCTGCAGAGCTGCTCCACCCTTCAGCCTTCAGCCCAGATAGTGAAGATGTgatggaggaggatggaggtgtTGAGAGTGAGGGTAATGAAGGGAACTCTAagg TGACTTCACCACTAATGTCCACTGACTCTCCTGCATGA
- the LOC115531221 gene encoding tumor necrosis factor receptor superfamily member 14 isoform X1, whose translation MAMMIWQPKYSKSVKTIDLILQILMAATQLCFPQNNILMVWVNTNSKMVFFNSRFIFKIYLLLFHIYYIDNATASANCRPAEYSTEEGCCPTCPPGMYVSRHCTGFRSTSCASCTEGTFQDGDNGREQCFSCKHCDAGLGLKVKRSCSPTSDAVCEVLDGFFCSDSNRGGCRAAQRHTVCSPGQYIGQRGTADKDTECLHCTDGTFSNGTSSSCQNYTKCESVGLKLMKPGTDSTDSECGEHGPHAGLVAGIISGVILVMALMALIIAIIHRKNKRVTAVLTCDCVYHFIESTPQSKIETQSKELSQDYRPTETKPLKSTDGPEPTRDQQEHTITIPETIDDHHGDRRLDPAPPSSPTHNGSVSLPVHPPQSGPKDKRGVNN comes from the exons ATGGCAATGATGATATGGCAGCCAAAATATAGCAAGAGTGTCAAAACAATAGACCTAATTTTACAAATATTAATGGCAGCAACACAACTTTGTTTCCCTCAAAATAACATTTTGATGGTTTGGGTTAATACAAATTCGAAAATGGTATTTTTCAATTCGAGATTTATTTTCAAGatatatttacttttatttcatatttattatattgacAATGCTACTGCATCAGCAAATTGTCGCCCAGCAGAATACAGTACAGAAGAGGGCTGTTGTCCAACCTGTCCACCAG GAATGTATGTTAGTAGACATTGCACAGGATTCAGAAGTACATCATGTGCATCCTGCACAGAAGGTACTTTCCAAGATGGCGACAATGGGCGCGAACAATGCTTTTCATGTAAACATTGTGATGCAG gtctcgGTCTGAAGGTGAAGAGGTCGTGTTCACCAACATCAGATGCTGTGTGTGAGGTCCTGGATGGATTCTTCTGTAGTGACTCTAACAGAGGTGGATGTAGGGCCGCTCAGAGACACACGGTTTGCAGTCCTGGTCAATACATCGGTCAAAGAG GAACAGCAGATAAAGACACAGAGTGCCTTCACTGTACTGATGGAACATTCTCAAATGGCACATCATCGTCTTGTCAGAACTACACAAA ATGTGAATCTGTGGGACTGAAACTGATGAAACCTGGAACTGATTCAACTGATTCTGAATGTGGAGAACATGGTCCACATGCAGGACTAGTGGCAGGAATAATATCCGGAGTCATACTGGTAATGGCTTTAATGGCTTTAATCATAGCCATTATTCACAGGAAGAATAAAAGAG tgactgctgtcctgacatgtgaCTGTGTTTATCACTTTATAGAATCAACTCCGCAATCAAAG atcGAAACACAGAGCAAGGAGTTGAGCCAAGACTACCGTCCaacag AAACTAAACCCCTAAAGTCCACTGACGGTCCTGAACCAACCAGGGACCAACAAGAACATACCATAACTATCCCTGAAACTATAGATGATCATCATGGTGACCGGAGACTGGATCCAGCCCCACCCTCAAGCCCCACACATAATGGATCTGTCTCACTCCCAGTCCACCCTCCTCAGTCTGGTCCCAAAGACAAGCGAGGGGTTAATAACTAG